Within the Catalinimonas niigatensis genome, the region TCTTCCTCCCGGCTAATTTTAATGATGAGCTGTTGTATATCCACCTCCCCGAAAGCATATGGTCTGTAGCTAATTACATCATATATTTATTCAAAAACAAATGCAAAAAAAGCATACAACAGCTTACGCTCAAGTATGCTTTCACTGCAAAGATACTATTTCTCTCTTCGCCTTCAGGCTTTGACTACTACGCCCAACATTTCCAGTTGCTGAGGCTGGTCTTCCAGGGCAATGCGTGCTACTTTGATAAATTTGCGGTACCACCGCTCCACCAATACTGTCATCTCCTGCTTTTGCTGGGTAAGCATCTGTGCCCGGCCTTGTGCCTGCTTTTGCAGCGTATATAAGTTAATAATCTCAGCTAAGAGGGTCTGTGCTTCTGTAATTTCGCTTTCGCTGATATTGTATTTTCCCAGAATTTCCAGGTGCGACGGAGCATGGTAATAAAAGTCTTTGCATTGCTTCAACCATTTGTCCAGTGCTTTCTTTCGCATTCCGTTTAATTTCAGTTCGTCCAGATATTCCGGCTGGCCCTGAAATATAATACGAGCCTGGCTTACATGCTTCATATACGTTTGCTGCAAGCCTTGTCTGGCTATCTGTAAATTACGGGTTGCTGTTTTAGCACCACGTTGTGCTTCTTCCTGCTTTTGGATAAGTTCATCAAAAGCATTGCCTAATTTTTCCCCTTCGCGGAGCGTTTTGGCGTCATAGCCTAGCTTAGCCAACTGACGCAATATGTCAGTATCCTGTAACGCGGACCGGATCGCCGTCAACAATACATGTAATAATTTAATCTGGCTCATTGCCCTATTTTTTTGGTAAAACATAAAGCAATTTATTCCTTTACCTACACTTAAATCCACACAAAATCCCGGACAAATTTACCTTGCAATAAAGTTTATATAATACAATAAAGTATAATTATATTTATACAAATTATCAGACTTATTGTATTGTCTTAGACACGCAGCAGCTGATTCCCGGGGCAAAATCTAGTGTTTGAAAGAAAGGGAAGCGCTCCTCAGAGGTTTGAACAGAAATTTTAGGGGCCGGGAAGCAGACTCCCTGGCCTGGAAAAAAAGTTTTGATAGCAGGGAAAGGCTTCCCGAGGTCTGAAACAAAAGTTTTAGCCTCTGGGAAGGGCTAAAATGAGGTTAAAACAGTTTTTTACAGTATAAAATTCTGTCGCTTTGGCAGCTAAACTCTTGCTCCTTTCACAGGGTTTTGGTCAATAAAGCGATCATCTTTTCAATTTTTGTTAGAAAAAGCACCGGATGCTAGTATTTTTTACTCAACAAGGTTATCCATTGCACTCAATCGCACATCAGATGGACGAAGATTCTTAACTTAAAGAGAACATCTTTATTGATCCCAAATCTGTATTTCCTGATAGCTGCTTGATTTCACTTCTTCTATTGCTGACTGAATATTATGAAGCTTGCTCCGAATGCGGGGCCAAGAGGTTGACATCAAGACAAGTATTGAAAGCTGTCTGCCAGTAAGGTTCTGTTGATAGCGGAGGTTTTTATCTGTTGTGATTAAGAGATGATATCCTTCTTTTTCTGCTCTACTGAGCAAATCTCCATTCTTAAGATCGCTCCACCCTTTTTCAAAAGCAGTATCCACCTTATGATTAGTGAGATATTTGCGCAAGGGGACAGGAGTGCCCTGATCAAATAATATCCTCATGAATGACCATCGGTCAATGATATGACCTCATGATTTAATACCGCCTCCACTTGAGAGCGATTTACGCCCGGAAACCATTCTAAAAATTGCTCTATAGTAGCTCCATCTCTCAGGTTTTCAAAGAGAGCAGCTACCGGTACCCGGGTTCCACGAAATACCCATCTTCCACTTACCTTATCAGGATCTTGTTCTACTGCATCTAAGGCTTCCCAGCTTTTCATAGGTTCTTTATATTATTGATTTCACAATATAACATTATATCTATGTAAAGTCTATCTCATCTATTTCCTGCATCAGCCTGTTGGTTTCGGTTAAGGGAATGATGAATGATGATCTTCTGGTAATGCATTAATCCTCATAGCAGAACGTCCTCCCTTTGCTATCTTTGAGCCACTTCCAGACAGCATTTTGAGAGACACAAAACCTAGAAGAGGGCATACATTGCATGTTGCAACACAGATGCTAAGTCCGTGAGCCCTCGCATTGCATGCCGCGCCACAGACGAGGGCTATTGAAAAATTAATATTAGGTGGCGTAACAGAGTCTATAAGGTCACTTACTTCGCCAGCACGCCTTCGGATTTTCTGTTCATGCTTGCCCACACCTTAAACAAGAGGTAGGAAGAGACGATGGACAGCACGGTAAAGAAAGAAGCCAGTCCGTAATTTGCATACAACCACTGACCGGTAGCAA harbors:
- a CDS encoding DUF5615 family PIN-like protein; its protein translation is MRILFDQGTPVPLRKYLTNHKVDTAFEKGWSDLKNGDLLSRAEKEGYHLLITTDKNLRYQQNLTGRQLSILVLMSTSWPRIRSKLHNIQSAIEEVKSSSYQEIQIWDQ
- a CDS encoding DUF433 domain-containing protein; translation: MKSWEALDAVEQDPDKVSGRWVFRGTRVPVAALFENLRDGATIEQFLEWFPGVNRSQVEAVLNHEVISLTDGHS